From Bacteroidota bacterium, a single genomic window includes:
- a CDS encoding phosphatase PAP2 family protein, whose protein sequence is MKTIFIVLYIFFPFFVVAQRDSVVFPKLKFTPRQLIIPSTLIITGSLLTSTQPNSFKNKVKEYRNIHYPNFKTKVDNYLEFTPLLLTFGLEFCGMKPKNNLLQRTLIIAKSQIISNSFSNILKYTTKNLRPDGSTYNSFPSGHTSQAFSMAAILSVEFGKKYKWMPFASYAIATSVGILRIMNNRHYISDVIAGAGIGILSTKISYWTHRYRWGKN, encoded by the coding sequence GTGAAAACAATTTTCATTGTATTATATATATTTTTTCCTTTTTTTGTAGTTGCCCAAAGAGATTCTGTCGTCTTTCCTAAATTAAAATTTACACCACGGCAGCTTATTATACCTAGCACTCTTATCATAACAGGTTCTTTACTCACTTCTACGCAGCCAAATTCATTTAAAAACAAAGTAAAAGAGTATAGAAACATCCATTACCCCAATTTCAAAACTAAAGTCGATAATTATTTAGAATTTACACCTCTTTTGTTAACATTCGGATTAGAATTTTGCGGAATGAAACCAAAGAATAATTTATTACAACGCACCCTTATTATTGCCAAAAGTCAAATTATTTCCAATAGTTTTTCAAATATATTAAAATACACAACCAAAAACTTAAGACCCGATGGAAGTACTTATAATTCTTTCCCTTCAGGTCATACCAGTCAAGCATTCTCCATGGCTGCAATACTAAGTGTGGAATTTGGCAAAAAATATAAATGGATGCCATTTGCCAGTTATGCAATTGCTACCTCTGTAGGAATTTTAAGAATTATGAATAACCGACATTATATTTCCGATGTAATAGCAGGTGCCGGCATTGGAATACTCTCTACCAAGATTTCTTATTGGACCCACCGTTATCGTTGGGGTAAAAATTAA
- a CDS encoding diacylglycerol kinase family lipid kinase, which translates to MPKKKIIFIINPLSGRGKGQKVSDRVNNYIFENSEVESYLTDSIEEFHNVIQIAINEKPKAIIAVGGDGTVNAIASQLVNTDIAVGIVPIGSGNGLARDLKIPLNINKALYKIDHPQFKTIDAGTANGKYFFCAAGIGFDAHISKLFAKSKRRGFASYLWLSMQEFFTDKPQDYDIYIDGKLYKRTAFLIAIANASQYGNNAYIAPSADMNDGVLDVTVLKPIKLYETPILAWRLFTKKIYNSAKVESFKAREIIIKRTDSGVIHYDGESMITGNEIKYTIIENALTVLV; encoded by the coding sequence ATGCCAAAAAAGAAAATTATATTTATTATCAATCCATTATCGGGTAGAGGCAAGGGACAAAAAGTTTCTGACAGGGTGAATAATTATATATTTGAAAACAGTGAAGTGGAATCATACCTCACGGATAGCATAGAAGAATTTCACAATGTAATACAAATCGCAATAAATGAAAAACCAAAAGCTATAATAGCCGTAGGTGGCGATGGCACAGTGAATGCGATTGCAAGTCAATTAGTGAATACCGATATTGCGGTAGGAATTGTACCTATAGGTTCGGGCAATGGGCTTGCACGAGATTTGAAAATACCTCTAAATATTAATAAAGCACTATATAAAATCGACCACCCACAATTCAAAACTATTGATGCGGGAACCGCAAATGGCAAGTACTTTTTTTGTGCTGCGGGTATAGGTTTCGACGCCCATATCAGTAAATTATTTGCGAAATCAAAACGACGTGGATTTGCCAGTTATCTTTGGTTGAGCATGCAAGAATTTTTCACTGACAAGCCACAAGACTATGATATTTATATCGATGGCAAATTATATAAGCGTACTGCTTTTCTCATTGCAATTGCCAATGCTTCGCAATATGGCAACAATGCCTATATAGCACCATCTGCAGATATGAATGACGGGGTTCTAGATGTTACTGTTTTAAAACCTATTAAGTTATATGAAACACCCATATTAGCATGGAGATTGTTCACTAAAAAAATATATAACAGTGCCAAAGTAGAAAGTTTCAAAGCAAGAGAAATCATTATAAAAAGAACAGACTCTGGTGTGATACATTATGATGGGGAAAGTATGATAACTGGCAATGAAATAAAGTATACTATTATAGAAAATGCCTTGACGGTATTGGTGTAG